Proteins found in one Patagioenas fasciata isolate bPatFas1 chromosome 13, bPatFas1.hap1, whole genome shotgun sequence genomic segment:
- the CDT1 gene encoding DNA replication factor Cdt1 isoform X1 translates to MAQLRLTDFFGSTKAATGAPAKRSGGRRLKAALAGSPVHREVEQDGAPAGLSAHPPPLPGSPRTPARSGSPAVRGLAGRKRSRREMEAESPAGTRPGEPSGKSARKRLELQRDAEPGPPLAATSPLPPATACPPMAPSLDLVTHPPASTTQSPSQGQDGGTQPGTAPPGKTRRLQREDLAGLRSRLQKVTALTQLPPVPAGASSDLRNHLEQVRQLELRIREKKAGHGTTSGDTGASGDTRAAAPAAEASSEKPPAYQRFHTLAQELPPGLTLPYKFKVLAEMFRSVDTIAGMLFNRAETITFAKVKQGVQDMMRKQFEERHVGQIKAVYPTSYRLRQEKNIPTFGSGVKKSEYQLTLEPVLGEEEKVDGCPHLSASRLLERRKEFNRNLVNIVKQHHKAFLAALNPPMVVPEERLTRWHPRFNVDEVPDISPVELPQPPREDRLSTAQEVLSSARGMLPPKMEKALANLALRTAEADAGEPAVSKAPSPASTSSALKGVSQALLERIRAKEAQKLQALMTRDAGQEERLAMLGRLPAMARVLRNVFVAEKKLALPMEVVCARLADSCDMQMPPGEMEKHLRLFAELLPDWVGIHVLRTDTYIKLDKGKELGLVTERLTKAAKEAEAL, encoded by the exons ATGGCCCAGCTCCGCCTCACCGACTTCTTCGGCAGCACCAAAGCGGCAACCGGAGCCCCGGCCAagcgcagcggcggccgccggcTCAAAGCCGCCCTTGCCGGGTCCCCGGTGCACCGGGAGGTGGAGCAGGATGGTGCCCCGGCGGGGCTCAGCGCTcacccgccgccgctgcccggtTCTCCGCGGACTCCGGCCCGCAGCGGCTCCCCGGCGGTGCGGGGGCTGGCGGGCAGGAAGCGGAGCCGCCGGGAGATGGAAGCGGAGTCACCGGCCGGGACCCGGCCCGGGGAACCGAGCGGGAAATCGGCGCGGaagaggctggagctgcagcgGGACGCGGAGCCGGGGCCGCCGCTGGCG GCCACCAGCCCTTTGCCTCCAGCCACTGCTTGTCCCCCAATGGCACCCTCGCTGGACCTGGTAACACACCCCCCTGCCAGTACCACCCAGTCCCCCAGCCAGGGACAGGATGGGGGGACACAGCCTGGCACAGCGCCCCCAGGGAAAACAAGGCGCCTGCAGCGG GAGGACCTCGCTGGGCTGCGCAGCCGCCTGCAGAAGGTGACAGCGCTGACGCAGCTGCCACCTGTGCCCGCCGGGGCCAGCTCCGACCTGCGGAACCATCTGGAGCAAGTGCGGCAACTGGAGCTGCGGATCCGTGAGAAGAAAGCAGGACACGGAACTAcatctggggacactggggcatcTGGGGACACCAGGGCGGCAGCTCCTGCGGCAGAAGCCAG CAGCGAGAAGCCCCCCGCATACCAGCGGTTTCACACGCTCGCGCaggagctgcccccggggctcaCACTGCCCTACAAGTTCAAGGTGCTGGCGGAGATGTTCCGCAGCGTGGACACCATCGCTGGGATGCTTTTCAACCGTGCTGAGACCATCACCTTCGCCAAGGTCAAGCAGGGTGTGCAGGACATGATGCGCAA GCAGTTTGAGGAGCGGCACGTGGGGCAGATCAAGGCAGTGTATCCCACCTCGTACCGGCTGCGCCAGGAAAAGAACATCCCCACCTTCGGCAGTGGTGTGAAGAAATCTGAGTACCAGCTCACACTGGAGCCTGTGCTGGGGGAAG AGGAGAAGGTGGACGGCTGCCCGCACTTGTCAGCGTCGCGTTTGCTGGAGCGCAGGAAGGAGTTCAACCGCAACCTGGTGAACATTGTCAAGCAGCACCACAAG GCATTCCTGGCCGCCCTCAACCCTCCTATGGTGGTTCCGGAGGAGAGGCTGACACGCTGGCATCCCCGCTTCAATGTGGATGAGGTGCCGGACATCAGCCCGGTGGAGCTGCCGCAGCCACCGcgggaggacaggctgagcacagcccaggaggtgctgagctcAGCGCGGGGGATGCTGCCCCCCAAG ATGGAAAAAGCTCTCGCCAACCTGGCCCTAAGAACCGCTGAAGCCGATGCGGGGGAACCAGCGGTTTCCAAAGCACCATCCCCTGCCAGCACCTCCAGCGCTCTCAAAGGGGTGTCCCAGGCGCTGCTCGAGAGG ATCCGGGCAAAGGAGGCGCAGAAGCTGCAGGCATTGATGACGCGGGACGCAGGGCAGGAGGAGCGGCTGGCCATGCTGGGGCGGCTGCCGGCCATGGCCCGCGTCCTGCGCAACGTCTTCGTGGCCGAGAAGAAGCTGGCACTGCCCATGGAGGTGGTTTGTGCCCGGCTGGCCGACAGCTGTGACATGCAGATGCCTCCCG GCGAGATGGAGAAACACTTGCGCCTCTTCGCAGAGCTGCTGCCTGACTGGGTGGGGATCCACGTCCTCCGGACAGACACCTACATTAAACTGGACAAagggaaggaactggggctggtcACGGAGCGGCTCACCAAGGCGGCGAAGGAGGCAGAGGCTCTTTGA
- the CDT1 gene encoding DNA replication factor Cdt1 isoform X2, giving the protein MAQLRLTDFFGSTKAATGAPAKRSGGRRLKAALAGSPVHREVEQDGAPAGLSAHPPPLPGSPRTPARSGSPAVRGLAGRKRSRREMEAESPAGTRPGEPSGKSARKRLELQRDAEPGPPLAATSPLPPATACPPMAPSLDLVTHPPASTTQSPSQGQDGGTQPGTAPPGKTRRLQREDLAGLRSRLQKVTALTQLPPVPAGASSDLRNHLEQVRQLELRIREKKAGHGTTSGDTGASGDTRAAAPAAEASEKPPAYQRFHTLAQELPPGLTLPYKFKVLAEMFRSVDTIAGMLFNRAETITFAKVKQGVQDMMRKQFEERHVGQIKAVYPTSYRLRQEKNIPTFGSGVKKSEYQLTLEPVLGEEEKVDGCPHLSASRLLERRKEFNRNLVNIVKQHHKAFLAALNPPMVVPEERLTRWHPRFNVDEVPDISPVELPQPPREDRLSTAQEVLSSARGMLPPKMEKALANLALRTAEADAGEPAVSKAPSPASTSSALKGVSQALLERIRAKEAQKLQALMTRDAGQEERLAMLGRLPAMARVLRNVFVAEKKLALPMEVVCARLADSCDMQMPPGEMEKHLRLFAELLPDWVGIHVLRTDTYIKLDKGKELGLVTERLTKAAKEAEAL; this is encoded by the exons ATGGCCCAGCTCCGCCTCACCGACTTCTTCGGCAGCACCAAAGCGGCAACCGGAGCCCCGGCCAagcgcagcggcggccgccggcTCAAAGCCGCCCTTGCCGGGTCCCCGGTGCACCGGGAGGTGGAGCAGGATGGTGCCCCGGCGGGGCTCAGCGCTcacccgccgccgctgcccggtTCTCCGCGGACTCCGGCCCGCAGCGGCTCCCCGGCGGTGCGGGGGCTGGCGGGCAGGAAGCGGAGCCGCCGGGAGATGGAAGCGGAGTCACCGGCCGGGACCCGGCCCGGGGAACCGAGCGGGAAATCGGCGCGGaagaggctggagctgcagcgGGACGCGGAGCCGGGGCCGCCGCTGGCG GCCACCAGCCCTTTGCCTCCAGCCACTGCTTGTCCCCCAATGGCACCCTCGCTGGACCTGGTAACACACCCCCCTGCCAGTACCACCCAGTCCCCCAGCCAGGGACAGGATGGGGGGACACAGCCTGGCACAGCGCCCCCAGGGAAAACAAGGCGCCTGCAGCGG GAGGACCTCGCTGGGCTGCGCAGCCGCCTGCAGAAGGTGACAGCGCTGACGCAGCTGCCACCTGTGCCCGCCGGGGCCAGCTCCGACCTGCGGAACCATCTGGAGCAAGTGCGGCAACTGGAGCTGCGGATCCGTGAGAAGAAAGCAGGACACGGAACTAcatctggggacactggggcatcTGGGGACACCAGGGCGGCAGCTCCTGCGGCAGAAGCCAG CGAGAAGCCCCCCGCATACCAGCGGTTTCACACGCTCGCGCaggagctgcccccggggctcaCACTGCCCTACAAGTTCAAGGTGCTGGCGGAGATGTTCCGCAGCGTGGACACCATCGCTGGGATGCTTTTCAACCGTGCTGAGACCATCACCTTCGCCAAGGTCAAGCAGGGTGTGCAGGACATGATGCGCAA GCAGTTTGAGGAGCGGCACGTGGGGCAGATCAAGGCAGTGTATCCCACCTCGTACCGGCTGCGCCAGGAAAAGAACATCCCCACCTTCGGCAGTGGTGTGAAGAAATCTGAGTACCAGCTCACACTGGAGCCTGTGCTGGGGGAAG AGGAGAAGGTGGACGGCTGCCCGCACTTGTCAGCGTCGCGTTTGCTGGAGCGCAGGAAGGAGTTCAACCGCAACCTGGTGAACATTGTCAAGCAGCACCACAAG GCATTCCTGGCCGCCCTCAACCCTCCTATGGTGGTTCCGGAGGAGAGGCTGACACGCTGGCATCCCCGCTTCAATGTGGATGAGGTGCCGGACATCAGCCCGGTGGAGCTGCCGCAGCCACCGcgggaggacaggctgagcacagcccaggaggtgctgagctcAGCGCGGGGGATGCTGCCCCCCAAG ATGGAAAAAGCTCTCGCCAACCTGGCCCTAAGAACCGCTGAAGCCGATGCGGGGGAACCAGCGGTTTCCAAAGCACCATCCCCTGCCAGCACCTCCAGCGCTCTCAAAGGGGTGTCCCAGGCGCTGCTCGAGAGG ATCCGGGCAAAGGAGGCGCAGAAGCTGCAGGCATTGATGACGCGGGACGCAGGGCAGGAGGAGCGGCTGGCCATGCTGGGGCGGCTGCCGGCCATGGCCCGCGTCCTGCGCAACGTCTTCGTGGCCGAGAAGAAGCTGGCACTGCCCATGGAGGTGGTTTGTGCCCGGCTGGCCGACAGCTGTGACATGCAGATGCCTCCCG GCGAGATGGAGAAACACTTGCGCCTCTTCGCAGAGCTGCTGCCTGACTGGGTGGGGATCCACGTCCTCCGGACAGACACCTACATTAAACTGGACAAagggaaggaactggggctggtcACGGAGCGGCTCACCAAGGCGGCGAAGGAGGCAGAGGCTCTTTGA
- the APRT gene encoding adenine phosphoribosyltransferase: MSEETLRRVRDCVRPFPDFPVPGVLFRDISPLLKDPAAFRTLIDLLEDHLRASFPKIDFIAGLDSRGFLIGPPLAQRLDIGFVPIRKKGKLPGPTESVSYTLEYGKAELEIQSDAVEPGQKVVIVDDLLATGGTMCAACELVKRLKAEVLECLVIIELKSLKGVEKLNSIPFYSLLQYD; this comes from the exons ATGAGCGAGGAGACATTGCGGCGGGTGCGCGACTGCGTTCGGCCCTTCCCCGACTTCCCGGTGCCCGGTGTGCTGTTCCG AGATATCAGCCCCTTGCTGAAGGATCCTGCAGCTTTCAGGACTTTGATTGATCTTCTGGAAGATCATTTGAGGGCATCTTTCCCCAAAATCGACTTTATTGCAG gCCTGGACTCACGTGGCTTCCTCATCGGCCCCCCGCTGGCTCAGAGGCTGGACATCGGCTTCGTGCCCATACGGAAGAAGGGGAAGCTTCCCGGCCCCACTGAGTCAGTCTCCTACACCCTTGAGTATGGCAAG GCTGAACTTGAAATCCAGAGTGACGCCGTGGAACCGGGACAAAAAGTAGTTATTGTAGACGACTTGCTTGCAACTGGAG GTACCATGTGTGCAGCCTGTGAGCTGGTCAAGAGGCTGAAGGCTGAAGTCCTGGAGTGCCTGGTGATCATAGAGTTAAAATCCCTGAAAGGGGTGGAAAAGCTCAATTCCATCCCCTTCTACTCGCTGCTGCAGTACGACTGA